The DNA window GACAGGGAACAAACTATGTAAGATAAATAATTAAACTCCATTTTAAACCTTAAACAGCAGTACGgacaattttttgtttttatgCTGGTTTACGCTGATTGTTTGAAGTTAATTAAACCTTCGCGTCGGGCTAAGCAAGCGATGCTGGTCAAAAGTCATTCCGTCAGCGACACACGCCTAACCAGCAAAATTGAAGTGATTTAAACTGAAAAGATCTGAGATATTGTCCCACATTGTTTATTTGTTCACTTATACTTGCCCTAAGTTCGCtatgtgtatatatatatatacgtatTCATTACAGTATTTCTAccaatttccttttttgtTCTCTGTTTTACTAGAGTAGCTAATTCACCCTGTAACGACAGCTTTAAGAAGTATAGTCAATAAAGTCAGCCTATATTAATAAtgagaaaattttctggTCAAAGAATTCAGCGGGATGTTGATGTGGTTAGACCACCGTCTTTGGATATTACTGCAGAAGACTTATTACAAATTCCTGACGTCCCAATACTCAGTCCTGATTCTAGAAGAATCTGTAGCGAAGGTAATAAACTGTCAAGCAAATATGGTGGGACTATACGCCTAAAGAAGAGATTAGACTCGGTACCTGAGTTGTTCCACCATGAATATTTTAGGAAAGTAAATGATATGAACAGACCAGACACTTTGAGAGATAAGAGGCAGATGCAAACCAGGAAGAATATCCCTCAATACTATGAGCGTTTACTTCCTCCATCACCTATGTTCAAAAGCAATGAACTTAGACCACTCCCAAAGATACCAAAAAGTGAAACGTATACGCAATTATGTAAGCGAAACAATAACCAGAGCGACCTCTTATACGAGGAAATCATCGCAGCTTATTTGAGTCCCGATATGGAAACAAGCACTACAAAACAGCAAAACTTAATTGAGTTGAATAAGAGGCTACTGGAGCCAGTTCCAGAAATAAATACCCCACCAAGATACAAAAGAGCAAGTGTGTATAGTGCCAGTCCTGAGTACATCGGAGGAAACTCCAGTGACGACAATGACCTCTTTTCAGAATATTACAGTCTCAAATCACCAATTCAGAGGCAGTATACGAGCGATGAAGATACCGACAGTTACCGTACTGCGAGAGACAGTTTTGCATCGTTCAACGTCAAAGATCTTGACATTACTTCCAGTCCATCAAGTGACACATATGATATGAAAGAACAAACTAAcaatgataatattatGAACCAATTGACATTAAACAAACTAACGCTTACCACAATAACGccaaaaatattcaattacGACTACGAAACAGACGTCGAGGAAGATGATGTTATCAGCCAGTTGAAGAGCAAAATCGATCATGTATCTCTGCTGAGTCGTTCCAACACTGTGATTACAGAATCTAGTAGTGTCTACAGTGAAATGTAGTGCCGaatcattaatttgatGATCGATGATCTCTGTAGTTTCAAGATTATATGTATTCTTTTTTGTCATGTAACGCGAAATTAAAAATCGAAGTTACAGTATAAAACTAGCTTTTCAAAGTAAACCTCACTTAAAACTTGTATCTAGACGCTTATAGCATAATCTTATTCGTGGAGGAACATTACCAATGGCACCAACTCAGTTAGAAATCAAAGTAAGAGCTTTGCAAAGGCTACTAAAGGAAGAACAGTATTACATTCAAGAACTAAAAGATCAGTCATTACATGTGGAATCCTTACAAAAAGACACGTCCGTTGACCCCtatgatttgaaaaagcagATTGAAGTTCTGGACGATACCAAGAGACTATTGCCAACGTTATATCAGAAAATCAAAGAGTTTACAGATGATCTAGAGCAATACTTGAAGACTTACAGTGGGGATGATACCATTGATGCGAAAGAAACCATCACGAAAGCTAcagaattattaaaaaagcAGCAGAACTAAGTGCTTGCCATTACATATTTCTTTGTATTGATATATCCTTTATAGTACTACAATTATAATATAAAAcataagaaaaaaaaaaaaggaaagcAGGAATGAGATTTTTCACATCTATTGAACCCccatttgaataatcaaCATATGTCTCGATTGATATTGATACGGCCAATTCAtcattcttctttgattaatttgGAAACGCAGAATGCGTTCATGAAATCTACCGCTACAAACAAAGTATTTCATATATTGAAGGACGCTATACgatcaaataaattgatcTTTACAGATGATCTGGCGAAGATATCTCGAGGTTTGAATTCGCCTGACACATTGCCATTAACATTATCCTCCAAACAAATAATTTGTAAAGGAGATCCACAAGTATCCAgtcattttttcaaactaTGGTATCGAATATTGAAGTTTCAAACTAACCGCCTCAAGACAACAATTAAAACATTCTACCGTCTTCAAAAGACGTCTAAGCCCTTGAAAAATGCAAAAATATTGCAGGCTTTGGATCTCCCAACTCCTGCATTTCAGATATCGAGAAGAGAGGTCGTGGAAAGTCACAGGCTAAGAATCGTAAAAAGTAAATTACCTCAGTTACTGCTCTTAacattaatttttgaagaaatgataATTCCCATCTTCCACttctttccaaaattagGAATCAGACCTCTACTGACAACAAGAGCCCTTCGACAATTGAGCAAGTCATACAGCTTCGAGAAGAGAGTcataaaaaatgataattttgcCATGTCGCCGTATCATCTAAAGACAGGAGAACTGGAAGCATTGTTAAAGACGCTTTTTTCTTGTCCCGTACCAAATTGGAGAATTACACTTTGGTCCAAGTTAAATATCAAATGGCGACTGGCTGAGGTTCTGACTGACATTCATCAGTTTCTAATTGTTGATGATTGGTTATTACTAAAGGATATCACTAATGAATCAAAGGAAATCTCCAGCATTTCCTTCAATGAGCTCGTAAATTTTGTATTAGAACGACAGTTATTTTACAACGGAGAGGATTTGAACGCTATGGTTCATTCAGAGGATGGTAGAAATGTTTTAATCTGGAGGCTTATATGCTACCTTTCCTTCAAGTTTGATCAGGTGGGGAGTAGCTCTTTCACTGAAAAATGGGGTGTAAATAATGTGTCTATACTGAATTTTCCTGGTACCAAAATATCTACTGACAAAATAGGTCTAGTAACTAAACAACATTTGAAGTATTTCTAACTACGTCATTAAAATCTATGAAGCTAAAAGTTTACCTAGACTGTAGAACATATATAATACAAATAATGTATGATTGTTAATTATGTTTAAATTAGttattataaaaatgtttttttctttatattcatCGTGTGAATCGTTTCTGAACTgtatcaaattttataggttttatcatctttgaaaattgtatGATGATGGCCAGTAGCTCTTACTACGGATTTCTTCTCATCCATAGAACAATAAGGAATGGCTTTGAACCATTCATcagtaaatatttcatttaatgttGCTCTTTTTTCGACGtcaatttccaaaattctAGACATTATTGGTCTTGAGGCATGAGGAAGTAAGCGCAATAGCCTATAAGGTCCATGAATAGTCTTTTTATGACGAGCCTTTGAATGCTTGCTATCTGGATGTGATTCGGTTGGttttatatcattttccttggtatcattatcattatttttattgttagtttcaattttaatgtTGTCATCGGTATCATTATGCTCTTTTGGGacattattttcatgaGGGGGGGTTGGAAGCTGTTGCATTGCTGCTGCTGTATTGTCGTTATTAATtgttttatcattattgtGACTAGTACTTTTATTAACACCACTAGTCGTGGTAATAGTCGTATTATTATCGGTGGTTGCATTATCATGAGGATGTTCTTTTATAATATTATGACGATCTCTTCTTTCCTTCAATAATTGTTCATGATGCTTCGCAGATTGTATGTAATCATGTTCCATATCGTCTTGCATCGCATATAACTTGAAGTTTTCGTCACTTTGCTTTGGAGCTTTCCATGGGAAACGTTTCAGCATCATACAGCAATAGATAATACCTACGGACCAGATATCTACAAATTGTGGATCGTAACATTTACTTGAAGTGATAGCTTCTGGAGCTAAATATGGATCACTACCCACTATACCATGAGCCATCTGTACATCAGAATCTGGTTCAAAGGGGTATTGAAAGACAACAGCACtaccaaaatcaattaatttaaGAATACCATCTTGAGTCATACAGCAGTTATCTAATTTTAAATCTCTATGTGCCAACCCCAttgaatgaagatatttaaCACCTTCTAAAATCTGTCTAAAACAACAATTAATTTCACCCCTTGACATTTGTCCAGTCATGACAACACCAAAAAAATCGATTGGTAAATATTCCATGACTTCAAAATACTTATTCTGATTAAAATCTGAAAAGATATCAATTGTTTCGACAACGTTTGCATGATGTAATGAAGAGCCAATACAGAATTCGGCGGTACATTTCTTGGCATATTGTTTAATGGATTCATTAGGTTTTCTTGGTCTAAATTCTTTCACAGCAAACATTACACCGTCTGTAGGCCTTGTTATAATTTTCACGGAACCACCAGCCCCAGAACCTAAAGTTTTACCCACTTTACCATATTTAGTAGCTAAAATCGTATCGTCATGATAGatatttattgtatttgCCAAAGAAAGTACAGAATCAGAAGAAGGTGGAATAGCAGAATGTGTGTGGCTGTTGTGATTAGCATCAGTGTGATGTACTGCGTCATAATGTGCATTTAGATTTAGTTGGGTCGTGGAATAAGGGTGATGATCTGAAAAGGATCTCGATCCTGTACGAGTAGCAGGAGCTGAAGAATGGTTACTTCCGTTAGTACCATGATTACTGTTCAAATTATTGTTGTGTGTTCTAGTAGTTAATTTTTTACTCCTGaagaatcttttcaattctaacATTGAATGACTCTGTTTTGGAGATACCGCTAAATGGGAATCTATATCGTGACCATGTAATTTAGTATTatagtgatgatgattattATGAGGAGGAGATAGCACTGAAAGATTGCtactactattattattgctgTGTGTTACGAACGAATCATTGGATTTATCACTTCTAATAGAATCTGTGCTTGGTTTTCTACTCATAAAACTTAGGAATGATTTGGAGCTTCTCTTCAAAGGTGGATTTGGTCTACTTCCATTTTGTTCATCAGGTTTTTCACTATCATGGTTATGATGGAATGATTTCCTTGAAAGCAAAGGCATATTTGGTATCCAACTTTCTGACTATAATGAGTATCAACTGTCCAAATATTGAACTACAGTATTACAATACAGTGAAAGCAATCTAGAGAAATATAAATGtgtaatatatatatgctaTAGCAGCATTAAgaaggaaaattttttccttcttttctctcCAGAAATTACAAGTCACTATAATTTTTAATCCtatgaaattttggatcCGAGTTGTTTTTCAACGAGAACTTCGGTTGGTAAGATTTTCATGCTAGGCTGCTAAAAATTACCGTAGATGAACCGATTTTAGAGAGAGAAATTGTGATTCATAACACATCTATGCTTATTATGCCCTCAGACACACAGAGAGAGAACGGCAAAATCAAAGGAAGTGATTACTTGACGAATGTGTTCGCCGGTTAAGTAGGCCTCTCTGCATGGGAGCGAAGCATTGCAGATGCAGCAGTGCCTGGCGTGAAGGACAAGTGATTCACAGGAATTCCTGTTGAAGGGAGTGTTCATTGTGCAGGTTTGAACAACACTTCCTGCAGTagtatgtatatatataatccAGACGGGCACTGCTAATTACGGTAATGGGCTATACCTAAAGAACAGTGGGATCGTCGCCAGCCGTTTCCATAGCAATTTTCCCGCATTTTTCCGGCCGGGCAAGGTTACAGCGGGTCGGTGGATTTACCCGGGAAGGCTGCCCGGCACACGTGTGCAAAGGGTTCTGACGATAGCAATGGGCCAGTATACATCTTCTTGGTGGTGGCGATGGTGATGTTCAACCACTGGTGCCAGACTTGGGTGCTTACCAGTGGGCGTTGTTGCACGGAACGCTGCATTGAAGACCAAACAAATGACGACTTATGCGGTGTAAGGATGTAGCAACACATCACGTGACTCATACATATTTCCGGATAAAGAATAGCTCAATTATATTTCCATTTACGGAaatatgtaaataaaaCATTGAAGAGTTATATATCCCAGACTCATCTGAATGATGAACAACTACATTAAGATGATCAGAAGTACTCACATAAAGCACAATCATTCTAGCACTCCCAGCACATACCTATCCACTTGTTATGACGACGACTTCAAGGGCTTGGCAGGTTCCCTTGACTGCTGACCAAAAAGCTGGCTTAGATAGGTCgattattgaatatataaCATGGCATTATAAAACAGGAGAtaacaaatcaaatatagGGAAAGATGATATGTTGGAGAGTCTCCATAAGCTATTTGACCTTCCCAGTGACCCAAATGGACAGAAAAAGGATAATATTCAGCTATTGTTGCCCAGAAAATGGAATTCTATCGTTCAATTgcaaaagaagataatGCAATTAGAGAAAAGTTGTGATGAGTTAACTACTCAGGTAAGTACATTGAAGCAAAGTTACGGTAGCAATGGTCAAGATGTTGACCTACAAAATATAACAGAGACATTGAGCAAAAATTGGATACCTAAAAATTCACCTTTTACTTCAATTTCAACTGAATCTCCAGTTACAGCAACTAAATTGCATCCCACATTACCTATTTCGTTCATCACTACTGAGCATGGTAAGCTCTATGCATATGACCTGATGGATTCTTCACTTCCGTTGGCATCCATCCAGGCACATACGAGAAGTATAACATCCATAGACATACTATTAGTACCGAAGGATGGTAGTAACAGTTCCAATGATACAGCTACGTACCAAACACTGATTGCAACCAGTGCAAAGGATCTACAAATACATATCTATGAGTTTATCCCACAGACAAATAAGATATCTCTTCTCAGATCTTTGTTGGGGCACGATCATATTATTTcacaaataaaatttatcaaaaacaCACAACACATAGACCCTTTGCTTGTGTCCTGCTCAAGAGACACAACAATTAAAGTTTGGAACACCAAAAATGGATTCTGTCTCAAATCTATAAAAGCTCATAATGAGTGGATCCGGTCTATTGACGTGCTTGGGGATTACATCCTGTCAGGGTCTCATGACACAACTATTCGTCTAACTCATTGGCCGTCAGGAAACGGTTTGTCAATGGGTACAGGCCACTCCTTCCCGGTAGAATGTGTGAAACTGATACCGTTTGATGATGCCAATATAGCAGATGAATCAGAGGATACTATCAAcagtgatgaagaatacAGGAAATTGGGGTTTAAATATTGTGCGTCAGGTTCAAGAGACGAtacaatcaaaatttggGAGATTCCGCTACCGAGGTTTCCTACCAATAGACCACCAATTCCccatcaaaataatattcttaacaaatttaaaaataaatatacaCTGGTGGGCCATTCGTCGTGGATTAGGGATATTAAGCTAAATCATAACTCTAATTTATTGTTTTCATGTAGCGACGATAAGTCAATTAGATGTTGGGATATTAAAAATGGGGGCAAATGTATAAAAGTCTGGAAAGATATTCATGCAGGGTTTATAAATTGTCTCGATTTAGATTCAGCCTCggatacaaaaaaattcaatttaaagAGACAAATACTAGTTAGTGGCGGATTGGACTGTAAATGTAATATTCTAATGAAATAATTAAGtgaataattatatatgaaATGTTTATTTATAGAAACGAACCATCGACAGTCTAAAGAATAGGCAACTTTATATAGCCTTATTGAGTACGAGGTCCGGTAGTTATGACGGTTGTCTCCATATCGGCGTATTCTAAAATGAATGGTTCATATGGAATACCATCACCTACAAAGAATTTAGACATTGATTCGACCCAGTGCAAACGCAATGAGTGTAACATTGCAGATGTTCCTTCCATAAGAACAAGTACTGCGCAAGTTAACACAAACCACATTGCAAAGAGAACGACCGTGATTAACACGCCGCCCACTCCTGTGAATGAGAAGGCAATTTGAATAGTCATGCTCCATAAAACGGAAGATAGCTGCGCATGGGCCAGCGACAATGCCCACAAACGTAAATATGAAGCTGTATGGGAAACACAATTTAagcaaaattcaattgtatGGATAACTTGATGGATTACAATATCGCCAAAGttctcttcatcttctttcgTATCGTCATCGTCcatatcattttcagcTCCGCTAGGGCCATagatttcttcaatttctatTGGACTATGTTCAGTCTCCATCTCAAAATGCGAGACTGAAGCAGTAGAGCCTTCTGCATCATTTTCCTCCATTAATAACTCAATCTTTCCACCCTTATTATGAAAATACTTGAAATGTAGTGGTTTTACCAATAGTAGCCAGGGAATACATATCAAAGCTAAAAATAGTAGAACGACTTGTACAGTAGCTTGATGGGGGTATAATTTGTCATCAATTACACCAGGAGATAAAAACATGTTGATTAACATATTCAACAAACTTGGCGCTGGCTTTTCATCCCTTATCCAATCTTTGCTCCATTTGTAAACGATACATATGGATAAGTAACCGAAAATGCTCTGAAGGAAAATTAGACCTGGAATAAAATTACCAATTATATCAATCATGGACTTGAAATGTAGATGATTTACTAATGAAAACATATAAGAATATGACATATGAAGGAATCCCATCAAAATAGATAACTTCATTTTGTATGAgttagaaaataataaagcaTTTTCAGTTCCATGCCAAGCCCAATCTAGACCGAATGAATAAACTCCGACCTGTTCGGCAAAAATAGTTTCGCCTTTATTCCAAGTTTTCGGCCACTTCCAACCGGATTCAAATAATGTCATGGACTTTGAGAAAACGTCATTGTATAATAAACCAGTGtacattgaaaatagaCCCATCAATAAAACAATATATCTACCAGTGAACGccatatcaaaaatttcgCCACGTTTCATCCTATTgagtttcttttcattcAGGACTAATGTTAAAGCAGCTAAAAACATTATAAAACCATGACCTAAATCACCGAACATGATAGCAAACATAAATGGAAAGGTGACAATTGTAGGAAGACCTGCGTTGACTTCCCTGTATTGTGCAATACCGTAACAGTCCACAATAGCTTGAAATCCTTGAGTAAATTTATTGGTTTTGTGGTATGTAGGGGCAGTCTTGTTAGTTTCTAAAGTCTGTATGATAGATGGGACGTCGATACCCAGTCTTCTAGtcatatcattcaaatggttttgtaaaaatgaaatttcatcctTTGGAACCCAACCTTCAGCGATTAATGTTTTCCTATTTGAATCATAATTGAACTTATTTAACGTCTCATAAACAAGTTTTTCCTTataaatttcttggaaCCATTTGTTTAGTTCTTTTGAAACAGCATATAGTTCACTCTCTAGTGTAGCTACGGTTGTTCTCAACACTTGATATAGATCATCTAAAGTTTTATTTACTCCATTCAGATGTTCAGATCTCAACTCtgcatttttatcaatgcTATACAGTTTTGCATCAAGAGATtcagcaatttttttaatccTTTTGATTATCAAATCACCGTgtgaaaatataataaatgCATTTTTATCAACGTGTCCTTTGGTTTTGGTATCACATACCGGTGTAGGCAGCTCTACGTGTTTGAAAAAGAGATTACCTCTAAGGACTCTCCATAAAATTTGTTCTAACgtatttattttatctCTTGGAATAACACCTGTGACATAACTGATGTTTGCTACTTGAAGTTCAAAGTCAAAACTATCTCTTCTGTGTAATGCTTGCGGATCAGCAGCCGACACATTGGAGTCAGCTTCAGATGCAAAAAACTGATCGCCTGCTTGCAAAACAAACCTATATTGTTCAAGATCTGCCTTTTGCAATTCGATTTGAGCGGTTGCATCCTCCATTTGTAGGAGTCTGTCCTCTAGAAAGGTTGCATTTTGAACATGGTCGTCAATTACAGAAGTAGTAACTGGGGGGTTATATCTAGTagcttctctttcttcataGTCTTCTTCGAACAGTGGAATATTGTGCTTCTCCAATAAACTGTATAAGAATCTATACTGCCTTTGAACattatccaattttttaatcTCATCTATAAAActtctttgaaatgaaCGAACTTTACTATTCAAATCACGAAATTGAACAATCCCCAATTTTCCTATGGTATAGACAGCTTCTCTGGACATTTCTTGTGGAATATAGAATTGCAATAAAGCCATTTCCGCCGAACGAAAGATGGCTTCATCCTTCTCGGcattcattttttgtaCCTATCTAAACAATGTAGTTTACCTAATAGGTTTTTTATAGTGTAAAAATGTACAAGTATCAGATTCTTAGCAGTGAATAGCAAAATTGATACGAATTAACCCCTTTGAAGTTTTGTTTTATTGCTGCCTGCCCTTTCTAATCtgtaaaataaaatatgttctaaaatttcttcGCCTTTTGTAAAGAGACCCATTTTTGAGATGCTGGGTAACAAATGCGTCATAATCATAATAAATGTCATTAGCGACTGGCCATTACCTCTTGGCGAACAGGTTGTGGTAAATCATTCAATGGCACTTCAGGCAAGTATAGGCTATATAAATTTACGCATTTTTACCAGGGTTTTTTCACtatatcatcttcttgttctgATTCTAAGAATAAAGTGGATATATAATCCTAGAATATGTTTGAAGTAAGTTCGAAGATACAGTGAGGCTATTATAAGACAAGGTAGAGTCATTTTGTGATAAATCTGCCAATAATCTTTGATAACTCtaaattttcgaaaaaaaagaatttaaattaaattaaatgCTTATAAAGTTATATATCAGTCTCTATCGATAAGAATTGGATTGTAATTAAATGCCTCTATTGAAATAGACAGTGTCGATATGCTTACCCTTTCTATCCTTTTTATTGTGTAACTCCGGCTCTAACTTGTTTACTTTGATAGACTGCCTTTGGGGGAAAGCAGCCAAAGCGAATGGCAGCACTGCGAACGAGGTAACACCAATCAAACCAACATTAACAAGGTTTTGCAATCCTCTTGATTTACCCTTTAAAGCAGTTTTTTGTAACTTCACTAGTAGTAAAGGAGGAATAACCATAATAGGTGTTGCATTGATAATCCTGCTGAGCGCAGTCTCACCAACAGCTAGGAATGCAGCCTTTTTTGAGGT is part of the Kazachstania africana CBS 2517 chromosome 1, complete genome genome and encodes:
- the PNT1 gene encoding Pnt1p (similar to Saccharomyces cerevisiae PNT1 (YOR266W); ancestral locus Anc_8.715), which produces MSRLILIRPIHHSSLINLETQNAFMKSTATNKVFHILKDAIRSNKLIFTDDLAKISRGLNSPDTLPLTLSSKQIICKGDPQVSSHFFKLWYRILKFQTNRLKTTIKTFYRLQKTSKPLKNAKILQALDLPTPAFQISRREVVESHRLRIVKSKLPQLLLLTLIFEEMIIPIFHFFPKLGIRPLLTTRALRQLSKSYSFEKRVIKNDNFAMSPYHLKTGELEALLKTLFSCPVPNWRITLWSKLNIKWRLAEVLTDIHQFLIVDDWLLLKDITNESKEISSISFNELVNFVLERQLFYNGEDLNAMVHSEDGRNVLIWRLICYLSFKFDQVGSSSFTEKWGVNNVSILNFPGTKISTDKIGLVTKQHLKYF
- the HRK1 gene encoding putative serine/threonine protein kinase HRK1 (similar to Saccharomyces cerevisiae HRK1 (YOR267C); ancestral locus Anc_8.716), coding for MPLLSRKSFHHNHDSEKPDEQNGSRPNPPLKRSSKSFLSFMSRKPSTDSIRSDKSNDSFVTHSNNNSSSNLSVLSPPHNNHHHYNTKLHGHDIDSHLAVSPKQSHSMLELKRFFRSKKLTTRTHNNNLNSNHGTNGSNHSSAPATRTGSRSFSDHHPYSTTQLNLNAHYDAVHHTDANHNSHTHSAIPPSSDSVLSLANTINIYHDDTILATKYGKVGKTLGSGAGGSVKIITRPTDGVMFAVKEFRPRKPNESIKQYAKKCTAEFCIGSSLHHANVVETIDIFSDFNQNKYFEVMEYLPIDFFGVVMTGQMSRGEINCCFRQILEGVKYLHSMGLAHRDLKLDNCCMTQDGILKLIDFGSAVVFQYPFEPDSDVQMAHGIVGSDPYLAPEAITSSKCYDPQFVDIWSVGIIYCCMMLKRFPWKAPKQSDENFKLYAMQDDMEHDYIQSAKHHEQLLKERRDRHNIIKEHPHDNATTDNNTTITTTSGVNKSTSHNNDKTINNDNTAAAMQQLPTPPHENNVPKEHNDTDDNIKIETNNKNNDNDTKENDIKPTESHPDSKHSKARHKKTIHGPYRLLRLLPHASRPIMSRILEIDVEKRATLNEIFTDEWFKAIPYCSMDEKKSVVRATGHHHTIFKDDKTYKI
- the RBL2 gene encoding Rbl2p (similar to Saccharomyces cerevisiae RBL2 (YOR265W); ancestral locus Anc_8.714) → MAPTQLEIKVRALQRLLKEEQYYIQELKDQSLHVESLQKDTSVDPYDLKKQIEVLDDTKRLLPTLYQKIKEFTDDLEQYLKTYSGDDTIDAKETITKATELLKKQQN
- the DSE3 gene encoding Dse3p (similar to Saccharomyces cerevisiae DSE3 (YOR264W); ancestral locus Anc_8.713) yields the protein MRKFSGQRIQRDVDVVRPPSLDITAEDLLQIPDVPILSPDSRRICSEGNKLSSKYGGTIRLKKRLDSVPELFHHEYFRKVNDMNRPDTLRDKRQMQTRKNIPQYYERLLPPSPMFKSNELRPLPKIPKSETYTQLCKRNNNQSDLLYEEIIAAYLSPDMETSTTKQQNLIELNKRLLEPVPEINTPPRYKRASVYSASPEYIGGNSSDDNDLFSEYYSLKSPIQRQYTSDEDTDSYRTARDSFASFNVKDLDITSSPSSDTYDMKEQTNNDNIMNQLTLNKLTLTTITPKIFNYDYETDVEEDDVISQLKSKIDHVSLLSRSNTVITESSSVYSEM
- the VPH1 gene encoding H(+)-transporting V0 sector ATPase subunit a (similar to Saccharomyces cerevisiae VPH1 (YOR270C); ancestral locus Anc_8.718), which produces MNAEKDEAIFRSAEMALLQFYIPQEMSREAVYTIGKLGIVQFRDLNSKVRSFQRSFIDEIKKLDNVQRQYRFLYSLLEKHNIPLFEEDYEEREATRYNPPVTTSVIDDHVQNATFLEDRLLQMEDATAQIELQKADLEQYRFVLQAGDQFFASEADSNVSAADPQALHRRDSFDFELQVANISYVTGVIPRDKINTLEQILWRVLRGNLFFKHVELPTPVCDTKTKGHVDKNAFIIFSHGDLIIKRIKKIAESLDAKLYSIDKNAELRSEHLNGVNKTLDDLYQVLRTTVATLESELYAVSKELNKWFQEIYKEKLVYETLNKFNYDSNRKTLIAEGWVPKDEISFLQNHLNDMTRRLGIDVPSIIQTLETNKTAPTYHKTNKFTQGFQAIVDCYGIAQYREVNAGLPTIVTFPFMFAIMFGDLGHGFIMFLAALTLVLNEKKLNRMKRGEIFDMAFTGRYIVLLMGLFSMYTGLLYNDVFSKSMTLFESGWKWPKTWNKGETIFAEQVGVYSFGLDWAWHGTENALLFSNSYKMKLSILMGFLHMSYSYMFSLVNHLHFKSMIDIIGNFIPGLIFLQSIFGYLSICIVYKWSKDWIRDEKPAPSLLNMLINMFLSPGVIDDKLYPHQATVQVVLLFLALICIPWLLLVKPLHFKYFHNKGGKIELLMEENDAEGSTASVSHFEMETEHSPIEIEEIYGPSGAENDMDDDDTKEDEENFGDIVIHQVIHTIEFCLNCVSHTASYLRLWALSLAHAQLSSVLWSMTIQIAFSFTGVGGVLITVVLFAMWFVLTCAVLVLMEGTSAMLHSLRLHWVESMSKFFVGDGIPYEPFILEYADMETTVITTGPRTQ
- the PAC1 gene encoding Pac1p (similar to Saccharomyces cerevisiae PAC1 (YOR269W); ancestral locus Anc_8.717), translating into MTTTSRAWQVPLTADQKAGLDRSIIEYITWHYKTGDNKSNIGKDDMLESLHKLFDLPSDPNGQKKDNIQLLLPRKWNSIVQLQKKIMQLEKSCDELTTQVSTLKQSYGSNGQDVDLQNITETLSKNWIPKNSPFTSISTESPVTATKLHPTLPISFITTEHGKLYAYDLMDSSLPLASIQAHTRSITSIDILLVPKDGSNSSNDTATYQTLIATSAKDLQIHIYEFIPQTNKISLLRSLLGHDHIISQIKFIKNTQHIDPLLVSCSRDTTIKVWNTKNGFCLKSIKAHNEWIRSIDVLGDYILSGSHDTTIRLTHWPSGNGLSMGTGHSFPVECVKLIPFDDANIADESEDTINSDEEYRKLGFKYCASGSRDDTIKIWEIPLPRFPTNRPPIPHQNNILNKFKNKYTLVGHSSWIRDIKLNHNSNLLFSCSDDKSIRCWDIKNGGKCIKVWKDIHAGFINCLDLDSASDTKKFNLKRQILVSGGLDCKCNILMK